One part of the Eptesicus fuscus isolate TK198812 chromosome 2, DD_ASM_mEF_20220401, whole genome shotgun sequence genome encodes these proteins:
- the RPS29 gene encoding 40S ribosomal protein S29: protein MGHQQLYWSHPRKFGQGSRSCRVCSNRHGLIRKYGLNMCRQCFRQYAKDIGFIKLD, encoded by the exons ATGGGTCACCAGCAGCTCTACTGGAGCCATCCGAGGAAGTTCGGCCAGGGTTCCCGTTCTTG CCGCGTCTGCTCGAACCGCCACGGCCTGATCCGGAAGTACGGCCTCAACATGTGCCGCCAGTGTTTCCGCCAGTACGCGAAGGACATCGGTTTCATCAAG ttggacTAA